In Haloimpatiens massiliensis, the following are encoded in one genomic region:
- a CDS encoding PqqD family protein, with product MKKFDENKNVLLMIPQRKVNIEWEKNGEIITLIIKREKYIDKIMHKIFKTPKVIRIELDQIGTFVWENCDGIKNINDISKQMKSHFGQKIEPVLERLITYIRTLKNNNFIELQ from the coding sequence ATGAAAAAATTTGATGAAAATAAAAATGTATTGTTAATGATACCACAAAGAAAAGTTAATATTGAATGGGAAAAAAATGGTGAGATAATAACCTTGATTATAAAAAGAGAAAAATATATAGATAAAATAATGCATAAAATATTTAAAACACCTAAGGTAATAAGAATAGAATTAGACCAGATAGGAACTTTCGTATGGGAAAATTGTGATGGAATTAAAAACATAAATGATATATCTAAACAAATGAAAAGTCATTTTGGACAAAAAATAGAACCCGTTTTAGAGAGACTTATTACATATATCAGAACTTTAAAAAATAATAATTTTATAGAATTACAATAA
- a CDS encoding OPT family oligopeptide transporter translates to MSEKGLPKGAYGLKDDQKEYIPYVPSEKVMPEFTLLSVIIGIILAIVFGAANAYLGLKVGMTVSASIPAAVISMAIVRVILKRKSILENNMVQTIASAGESVAAGAIFTIPALFLLGTNPSVFTMGIISLIGGTLGVVFMIPIRKYLIVQEHGRLPYPEGTACAEVLVAGEVGGASAGLVFAGGGVGLLYKLLGDGVKLFPTEVSYGFKGALNGAGIGMDVYPALLGVGFIIGPKISAYMLGGAILGWFCYMPLIALIGGGNTIAPGTMAISKMDYWTIWGSYIKYIGAGAVAAGGIISLIKSLPAMISSFKEAMGAYKNKSKANSVKRTENDLNSKFILTIVAILIILMVVVKDIQVGWLGAILVVIFGFFFVTVSSRIVGLVGSSSNPVSGMTIATLLFTALIMKATGVTGKAGVVAAISVGAIICTAAAIAGDTSQDLKTGYLIGSTPKKQQIGELIGVLATSIVIGFIMITLNKAYGFGSKELGAPQATLMKLVVEGIMSGNLPWNLVFVGIGSAVMFELFGIPSLPVAIGLYLPIHLSTPIMVGGIIKGILDKKVNNEEELAERNERGILYSSGLIAGEGLMGVIIAGIVAARGKAIGFAEPVLGQAASIIFFVLVILLLLYQVFIKKSASNKA, encoded by the coding sequence ATGTCAGAAAAAGGATTACCTAAAGGTGCATACGGTCTTAAAGATGATCAGAAGGAATATATACCGTATGTTCCAAGTGAAAAGGTGATGCCGGAGTTTACTTTATTATCAGTAATCATAGGTATCATATTAGCCATTGTATTTGGTGCTGCCAATGCGTATTTAGGTCTTAAAGTAGGTATGACAGTTTCAGCGTCAATACCAGCAGCAGTTATTTCAATGGCAATAGTGAGAGTAATTTTAAAAAGAAAATCAATTTTGGAAAATAATATGGTGCAAACTATAGCATCTGCAGGTGAGTCAGTGGCGGCAGGTGCAATATTTACAATTCCAGCACTATTTTTATTAGGGACTAATCCTAGCGTATTTACTATGGGAATTATATCTTTAATAGGTGGAACTCTTGGAGTTGTATTTATGATTCCTATAAGAAAGTATTTAATAGTGCAAGAGCATGGAAGACTTCCATATCCAGAAGGAACAGCTTGTGCAGAAGTTTTAGTAGCAGGAGAAGTTGGTGGAGCTAGCGCAGGACTAGTATTCGCTGGTGGAGGAGTAGGTCTTTTATATAAACTATTGGGAGATGGAGTTAAGTTATTTCCAACAGAAGTTAGTTATGGATTTAAAGGAGCTTTAAATGGCGCAGGTATAGGAATGGATGTATATCCAGCATTACTTGGTGTAGGTTTTATAATTGGACCTAAAATATCAGCGTATATGTTAGGGGGAGCTATTTTAGGATGGTTCTGTTATATGCCATTAATAGCCCTTATAGGTGGTGGAAATACTATTGCACCTGGAACTATGGCTATAAGTAAAATGGATTATTGGACAATATGGGGTAGTTATATTAAATATATAGGTGCTGGTGCAGTGGCAGCTGGTGGTATTATAAGTCTAATAAAATCATTACCAGCAATGATATCTTCATTTAAAGAAGCAATGGGAGCTTATAAAAATAAATCTAAAGCTAATTCAGTGAAAAGGACAGAAAATGACCTTAATAGCAAATTTATACTTACCATTGTAGCTATTCTTATAATTCTAATGGTAGTTGTTAAAGATATTCAAGTAGGATGGCTTGGAGCTATATTAGTAGTCATATTTGGATTCTTCTTTGTAACTGTATCCTCAAGAATTGTTGGACTTGTTGGAAGTTCTTCAAATCCAGTATCAGGTATGACTATTGCAACACTTTTATTTACAGCACTTATAATGAAAGCTACAGGAGTTACTGGAAAGGCAGGAGTTGTAGCGGCTATAAGTGTAGGAGCTATAATTTGTACTGCTGCAGCAATCGCTGGTGATACTTCACAGGATTTAAAAACAGGATATTTAATAGGATCTACTCCTAAAAAGCAACAGATAGGTGAACTTATAGGTGTTTTAGCTACATCTATTGTAATAGGTTTTATAATGATAACGCTTAATAAAGCTTACGGATTTGGTTCAAAAGAATTGGGAGCACCACAGGCAACTCTTATGAAATTAGTTGTAGAAGGAATTATGTCAGGAAATCTTCCTTGGAACTTAGTATTTGTAGGAATTGGTTCTGCTGTTATGTTTGAATTATTTGGAATACCATCACTTCCAGTGGCAATAGGATTATACCTTCCAATACATCTTTCAACACCAATAATGGTTGGTGGAATTATTAAGGGTATACTTGATAAAAAAGTTAACAATGAAGAGGAATTGGCAGAGAGGAATGAAAGAGGAATACTTTATTCTTCAGGACTTATTGCAGGTGAAGGCTTGATGGGTGTTATTATAGCTGGTATAGTTGCAGCAAGAGGTAAGGCAATAGGATTTGCTGAACCAGTTTTAGGACAGGCTGCATCAATTATATTCTTTGTGCTTGTAATATTACTTCTTTTATATCAAGTATTTATTAAAAAATCAGCTTCAAATAAAGCATAG
- the nrdG gene encoding anaerobic ribonucleoside-triphosphate reductase activating protein, whose protein sequence is MDIRVAGFLDNSLVNGEGIRSVLFVSGCNHKCVGCHNECMQDFNYGEDVSKEEILSRIKNNVPIIKGVTFSGGEPFEKAQELIGLAKDVKELGLNIWCYTGYTFEEILTSRDQYKINLLKLVDVLIDGKFDINLTEKPPKYAGSRNQRIIDVKSSITQEKVITKQNVK, encoded by the coding sequence ATGGATATTAGAGTGGCAGGTTTTTTAGATAATTCATTAGTTAATGGTGAAGGTATAAGAAGTGTTTTATTTGTATCTGGCTGTAATCATAAGTGTGTTGGATGTCATAATGAATGTATGCAGGATTTTAATTATGGAGAAGATGTAAGCAAAGAAGAGATATTAAGCCGTATAAAGAATAATGTGCCTATAATAAAAGGTGTTACCTTTTCAGGAGGAGAACCTTTTGAAAAGGCCCAAGAATTAATAGGGTTAGCAAAGGATGTTAAAGAACTAGGATTAAATATATGGTGTTATACAGGATATACTTTTGAAGAAATACTTACAAGTAGAGACCAATACAAAATAAATTTACTAAAATTAGTTGATGTATTGATAGATGGAAAGTTTGATATAAACCTTACGGAAAAGCCTCCTAAATATGCAGGGTCTAGGAATCAAAGAATTATAGATGTTAAATCTAGCATAACGCAGGAGAAAGTAATAACTAAGCAAAATGTAAAATAA
- a CDS encoding anaerobic ribonucleoside triphosphate reductase, giving the protein MLHVVKRDGRTVDFDASKVAGAIRGAADEIGSKLKESEIIEITQKCIERVEKLKDQKISVEEIQDLVEDTLIVQGYKDIGAAYFNYRRERTKVRDIKSDLMRAIEQIGVETDRDNANVGNNFSSKLLRIASESNKWHNLAMMPKKLAKAHENGDLYYHDLDSYNLTTNCLNIETGKVLKRGFNTGYGTINPPRRIETAAELSCILLQSTQNDMFGGQAHVNFDNDMADFIPSTREEVIEEVLSVLKDVPEYEDITEENIHMNPLLKELVNKKLEKRVHQAMQGIVYNLNTMHSRAGSQVPFSSINIGIPKNDDAALICMVFLEEYEKGLGKEEQPIFPNIIFRVKEGVNREENDPYYYLYKLACRVAAKRMNPMFMNIDADFNKYYYDKGIMPATMGCRTYVCSNINGEEGPQGRGNIAPVTMNLPRIGILAKGDLNKFFDILNLRLEMAREALLHRYGVLKSLRVKDLPFVAGQHLMKGSENLGDNDYIEPILKQGTWGIGFIGLAETLIALVGEHHGESKQSQELGMKIISTIREFCDKYKEIDRLNYSCYATPAEGLSGKFIFQDKAVFGEIPGVTDKDYYTNSYHVPVYFPISIKEKIDIEAPYHKICNGGHITYIELDDYPQPEDVKSIIDYAYKNTNISYMGINFHIKYCRDCGTYLNSGEHKCTKCGSLNIQGISRVTGYLSLDERFGSGKIAERADRTSHTETHRAFYNV; this is encoded by the coding sequence ATGCTACATGTTGTTAAAAGAGATGGAAGAACAGTTGATTTTGATGCATCCAAGGTAGCTGGTGCTATAAGAGGAGCAGCAGATGAGATAGGTTCTAAACTTAAAGAAAGTGAAATAATAGAGATTACACAAAAGTGTATAGAAAGGGTAGAAAAGTTAAAAGATCAAAAGATCAGTGTGGAAGAAATTCAGGATTTAGTAGAAGATACTTTAATAGTGCAAGGGTATAAAGATATAGGAGCAGCATACTTTAATTACAGGAGAGAGAGAACAAAAGTTAGAGATATAAAATCGGATTTGATGAGAGCTATAGAACAAATAGGAGTGGAAACGGATAGGGATAATGCTAACGTAGGTAATAATTTCTCATCTAAGCTTTTGAGAATAGCTTCGGAATCCAATAAATGGCATAATTTAGCAATGATGCCTAAAAAATTAGCAAAAGCTCATGAGAACGGAGATTTGTATTATCATGATTTAGATAGTTATAACCTAACTACTAATTGTCTTAATATAGAAACTGGTAAAGTATTAAAACGAGGATTTAATACAGGATACGGTACTATAAATCCACCTAGAAGAATAGAGACAGCAGCAGAGCTTTCTTGTATACTTCTTCAAAGTACTCAAAATGATATGTTTGGTGGGCAGGCTCATGTAAATTTTGATAATGATATGGCTGATTTTATACCTAGTACAAGAGAAGAAGTTATAGAAGAAGTATTATCTGTGCTTAAGGATGTACCAGAGTATGAAGATATAACAGAAGAAAATATACATATGAATCCTCTTCTAAAGGAATTAGTGAATAAAAAGCTAGAGAAAAGAGTTCATCAAGCAATGCAAGGTATAGTTTACAATTTGAATACAATGCACTCTAGAGCAGGTTCACAAGTCCCATTTTCATCTATAAATATTGGAATTCCTAAAAATGATGATGCAGCACTTATATGTATGGTCTTTCTAGAGGAATATGAAAAGGGACTAGGAAAAGAAGAACAACCTATATTTCCTAATATAATATTCAGAGTAAAAGAAGGGGTAAATAGAGAAGAAAATGACCCTTACTATTATTTATACAAGTTAGCGTGCAGAGTTGCAGCTAAGAGAATGAACCCTATGTTTATGAATATAGATGCTGACTTTAATAAATATTATTATGATAAAGGAATTATGCCAGCAACTATGGGTTGCAGAACTTACGTATGTTCTAATATAAATGGTGAAGAAGGCCCTCAAGGAAGAGGGAATATAGCACCAGTAACAATGAATTTACCTAGAATTGGTATATTAGCAAAAGGGGACTTGAATAAGTTTTTTGATATTTTAAATTTAAGATTAGAGATGGCAAGGGAAGCTTTATTACATAGATATGGTGTACTTAAAAGTTTAAGGGTTAAAGATCTTCCTTTTGTAGCAGGACAGCATTTAATGAAAGGATCAGAAAACTTAGGTGACAATGATTATATAGAACCTATTTTAAAACAAGGAACCTGGGGAATAGGCTTTATAGGACTTGCTGAAACTTTAATTGCTTTAGTGGGAGAACATCACGGAGAAAGTAAACAATCCCAAGAATTGGGTATGAAGATTATAAGTACTATAAGAGAATTTTGTGATAAGTATAAGGAAATAGATAGATTAAATTATTCTTGCTATGCAACTCCAGCAGAAGGATTATCAGGTAAATTTATATTCCAAGATAAGGCAGTATTTGGTGAAATACCTGGAGTTACAGATAAGGATTATTATACTAATAGTTATCATGTACCTGTATATTTCCCTATATCTATAAAGGAAAAAATAGATATAGAGGCACCTTATCATAAAATATGTAATGGTGGACATATAACTTACATAGAATTAGATGATTATCCACAACCAGAAGATGTTAAGAGTATAATAGATTATGCGTACAAGAATACTAATATAAGTTATATGGGTATAAATTTCCATATTAAATACTGCAGAGATTGTGGAACTTATTTAAATAGCGGTGAGCATAAATGTACTAAATGTGGAAGCTTAAATATACAAGGCATATCAAGGGTTACAGGATATTTAAGTCTAGATGAAAGATTTGGCAGCGGTAAAATAGCTGAGAGAGCAGATAGAACTTCTCATACAGAAACTCATAGGGCATTTTATAATGTATAG
- a CDS encoding DUF3048 domain-containing protein, translated as MLNKKTVFSIILCICFFQGCSFPFNFGKKQVNSPAPNNTITEDKRPVEKKEERYISQFTGEEVNKDSFANTPFMVIIENSKASRPQSGLNSSDIVYETVAEGGIPRFIALFQKNNCKKVGPVRSARNYFIDIAAEYKLPFAHCGGSQEALNRILKNKEKSINEISNSAYFFRDKTRKPPHNLYTDSDKIRTYIKKVNFESNSPIKFNFDKEYWEDPSLLSAQEVNINLNKYYTTSYYFKDNKYTKYMDNNISVDALTNEPLYCSNIVIQLTDISLQDDALHLNIRLTGQGSGYLISNGKFIKIKWVKKNHNSQTTLLDENENTIPLSPGRTWWHIVNYNTPINLK; from the coding sequence ATGCTTAATAAAAAAACTGTATTCAGTATAATTTTATGCATATGTTTTTTTCAAGGTTGTAGTTTTCCCTTTAATTTTGGAAAAAAACAAGTAAACTCACCTGCTCCAAATAATACAATTACAGAAGATAAAAGGCCTGTTGAAAAAAAAGAAGAAAGATACATTTCTCAGTTTACAGGTGAAGAGGTAAATAAAGACTCCTTTGCCAATACTCCTTTCATGGTTATAATAGAAAATTCAAAAGCTTCTAGACCTCAGTCTGGTTTAAATTCATCAGATATAGTATATGAAACTGTAGCTGAGGGAGGTATACCTAGGTTTATAGCTCTATTTCAAAAAAATAATTGTAAAAAAGTTGGTCCTGTACGAAGTGCAAGAAACTATTTTATTGATATAGCAGCGGAATATAAGCTTCCCTTTGCACACTGCGGTGGAAGTCAAGAGGCTTTAAATAGAATTTTAAAAAACAAAGAAAAAAGCATTAATGAAATTTCAAACTCTGCATACTTCTTTAGAGATAAAACTAGAAAACCTCCTCATAATTTATATACTGACAGTGATAAAATAAGAACCTATATAAAAAAAGTAAACTTTGAATCAAATTCACCTATTAAATTTAATTTTGACAAAGAATACTGGGAAGATCCTAGTCTTCTCTCTGCACAAGAAGTTAATATAAATTTAAACAAATATTACACTACTAGTTACTATTTTAAAGATAATAAATATACTAAATACATGGATAACAATATATCTGTAGATGCACTTACAAACGAACCTCTATACTGTAGCAATATAGTCATTCAACTTACAGATATTTCATTACAAGATGATGCTCTACACTTAAATATAAGACTTACAGGCCAGGGAAGTGGATACTTAATTTCTAATGGAAAGTTCATAAAAATTAAATGGGTGAAAAAAAATCACAATTCTCAAACAACTTTACTAGATGAAAATGAAAATACCATACCTTTATCACCAGGAAGAACCTGGTGGCATATTGTTAATTATAATACTCCTATAAATTTAAAATGA
- a CDS encoding DegV family protein, with protein sequence MNKIALITDSISDINKDFVDKYNIKVLPLKIIYKDKEYLDRINITPKDVYDRMPEEIPTTSLPSMDEINELYIELEKEGYTHAIAIPVSSNLSGTFNAIKLISDDHPKIETHVFDSKSISVGEGIIVEQCAKLINNGESFQRIVELLPSIKNKVHLYFLLDTLEYLKKGGRIGKVAGAIGQFLNIKPIISIDHEGAYYTVAKTRGKKQSITKLLSIVQEILEKCKCKVYVMHGGAEEECKKLLDVISKFSNIISLNTGHISPAAGVHTGPGLLGVMLFEE encoded by the coding sequence TTGAATAAAATAGCTTTAATAACAGATAGTATTTCTGATATAAATAAAGACTTCGTTGATAAGTACAATATAAAGGTCTTACCTTTAAAAATAATATATAAAGATAAAGAATATTTAGATAGAATAAATATAACTCCTAAGGATGTTTATGATAGAATGCCAGAAGAAATTCCAACTACCTCATTACCTTCAATGGATGAAATAAATGAACTTTATATTGAGCTAGAAAAGGAAGGTTATACTCATGCTATAGCAATACCAGTATCTTCTAATTTATCTGGTACTTTTAATGCTATAAAATTAATAAGTGATGATCATCCCAAAATTGAAACTCATGTATTTGATTCAAAATCCATAAGTGTTGGAGAAGGAATAATAGTTGAACAATGTGCTAAACTTATAAATAATGGTGAATCATTCCAAAGAATAGTGGAACTTTTACCTAGTATAAAAAATAAAGTACATTTATATTTTTTATTAGATACCCTTGAATATTTAAAAAAAGGGGGAAGAATAGGTAAAGTTGCTGGAGCAATTGGACAATTTCTCAATATCAAACCAATAATCTCCATAGACCATGAAGGTGCATATTACACAGTTGCAAAAACTAGAGGTAAAAAACAATCTATAACCAAGTTGCTATCAATAGTTCAAGAAATTCTAGAAAAATGCAAATGTAAAGTGTATGTAATGCATGGAGGTGCTGAAGAAGAATGTAAAAAATTACTAGATGTTATTTCCAAGTTTTCTAATATAATCTCATTAAATACAGGGCATATAAGTCCTGCTGCCGGTGTGCATACTGGACCTGGTTTATTAGGTGTAATGCTATTTGAGGAATAA
- a CDS encoding chloride channel protein codes for MKKLLEKDIVEESIMIGSTIKWILLSIFVGLTVGFAIGIFVKIVAAGEVFIKQEIKYYYLLLPIIFFMCSLIVLKLAPDAEGHGTEKAIESIHKRAGKMDVKAMPVKLFTTFLTIIFGGSVGEEGPATQIGAGIASFFSKFLNMNDTDRKRFVICGISAGFVGVFGSPVGAAVFAAEVLYIGRFSYLSLLPALISSYVSYSVGRFLGTKPLLIYLVDFKRSNPGMMFIKMMAFGVFIGILANIFIVIVNLIEELFKKLKIYKPVKGIIGGLILIAIVLISGSTDCIGMGEGIINKAVSGLSVGKFAFIGKMITSSVTLASGGNGGILTPMAYIGATAGSTWATLIHGHASFYAAMGMVCFLATCSNTPLAGIIMSMELFGAEVGTYSSIVCVISYLIVGHKSIYPTQVLKKSKTPSICMKEDCEVGTGGRFKINKSRKNILGKVIETEKLEFTDSVRE; via the coding sequence ATGAAAAAATTACTTGAAAAGGATATAGTTGAAGAGTCCATAATGATTGGAAGTACTATAAAATGGATTTTGTTATCCATATTTGTAGGATTAACTGTTGGATTTGCTATTGGTATTTTTGTAAAGATTGTGGCAGCGGGAGAAGTTTTTATAAAACAAGAAATTAAATATTATTATTTGCTGTTGCCTATTATATTTTTTATGTGTAGTTTAATAGTTTTGAAATTAGCACCGGATGCAGAAGGTCATGGTACTGAAAAAGCTATAGAGTCTATACATAAGAGAGCAGGAAAAATGGATGTAAAAGCCATGCCAGTAAAACTATTTACTACATTTCTAACTATAATATTTGGAGGATCTGTAGGTGAGGAAGGACCGGCCACCCAAATAGGTGCAGGCATAGCATCATTCTTTTCTAAATTTTTAAATATGAATGATACAGATAGAAAAAGATTTGTTATATGCGGAATTAGTGCAGGTTTTGTAGGAGTATTTGGTTCACCTGTAGGGGCTGCGGTTTTTGCTGCAGAGGTTCTATATATAGGAAGATTTTCTTATTTATCTCTTTTGCCGGCTTTAATTTCATCTTATGTAAGCTATTCAGTGGGAAGATTTTTGGGAACTAAACCTCTTCTAATATATTTAGTTGATTTTAAAAGATCTAATCCTGGCATGATGTTTATTAAAATGATGGCATTTGGAGTATTTATTGGGATATTAGCTAATATATTTATAGTTATAGTAAATTTAATAGAAGAGTTATTTAAAAAATTAAAAATATATAAGCCCGTAAAAGGAATTATAGGTGGATTAATATTAATAGCTATTGTGCTTATAAGTGGAAGTACAGATTGTATTGGAATGGGTGAAGGAATAATAAATAAGGCTGTATCAGGGTTAAGTGTTGGAAAGTTTGCATTTATAGGTAAGATGATTACATCTTCTGTAACATTAGCATCGGGAGGAAATGGTGGAATACTAACTCCTATGGCGTATATAGGAGCTACAGCAGGCAGTACTTGGGCTACTTTAATACATGGACATGCCTCTTTTTATGCAGCTATGGGAATGGTTTGTTTTTTGGCAACATGTTCTAATACACCTCTAGCAGGTATAATAATGAGTATGGAGTTATTTGGAGCTGAAGTAGGTACTTATTCCTCTATAGTGTGTGTTATAAGCTATTTAATAGTAGGACATAAGAGTATTTATCCAACGCAGGTATTAAAGAAATCTAAAACACCGTCTATTTGCATGAAGGAAGATTGTGAAGTAGGTACTGGTGGAAGATTTAAAATAAATAAATCTCGTAAGAATATTTTAGGTAAAGTTATTGAAACAGAAAAATTGGAATTTACTGATTCAGTACGTGAATAA
- a CDS encoding Mrp/NBP35 family ATP-binding protein, whose amino-acid sequence MSTCDTCPSKGNCNTKNKCEEAKLLPKYGKIKNVIGVISGKGGVGKSTVTGILATKLAKLGYKVGVLDADITGPSMPRFFGINDKRASMYPAGNENEVKFEPVTTKLGIKVISLNLLTEQEDEPVIWRGPVITGVLNQMYVDTMWDELDYLLIDMPPGTGDVALTVMQTMPVTGMVIVSTPQNMVSMIVKKVVTMAEKLNINLLGVVENMAYVVCESCGEKMRIFSKKSGEEHANYLNIPLLAEMPVDLELVESMENGNSEEYISNHKGYDELMENVLKQYNK is encoded by the coding sequence ATGAGTACATGTGATACATGTCCAAGTAAGGGAAATTGTAATACCAAGAATAAATGTGAAGAGGCTAAGTTATTGCCTAAGTATGGTAAAATAAAGAATGTTATAGGGGTTATAAGTGGAAAAGGTGGCGTTGGTAAATCTACAGTAACAGGAATACTTGCTACAAAGCTTGCTAAATTAGGTTATAAAGTAGGAGTTCTAGATGCAGATATTACTGGACCATCTATGCCTAGATTTTTTGGAATAAATGATAAAAGAGCTTCTATGTATCCTGCAGGGAATGAAAATGAAGTTAAATTTGAACCTGTTACTACAAAGTTAGGTATAAAGGTTATATCTTTAAATCTATTAACGGAGCAAGAAGATGAACCTGTTATATGGAGAGGTCCTGTAATTACTGGTGTTTTAAATCAAATGTATGTGGATACCATGTGGGATGAATTAGATTATCTTTTAATTGATATGCCTCCAGGCACAGGGGATGTAGCTTTAACTGTAATGCAAACTATGCCTGTAACTGGAATGGTAATAGTATCTACTCCTCAAAATATGGTATCTATGATAGTTAAAAAAGTTGTAACTATGGCTGAAAAACTTAACATAAATCTTTTGGGTGTAGTTGAAAACATGGCTTATGTAGTTTGTGAAAGCTGTGGAGAAAAAATGAGAATATTTAGTAAGAAATCAGGAGAAGAACATGCTAATTATTTAAATATACCGTTACTTGCGGAAATGCCAGTGGATTTAGAATTGGTAGAAAGTATGGAAAATGGAAATTCAGAAGAATATATAAGCAATCATAAAGGTTATGATGAACTAATGGAAAATGTGTTAAAGCAATATAATAAATAA
- a CDS encoding ABC transporter permease, whose product MAVESIKSNKLRSFLTMLGIIIGISSVITIISLGDGARDSITGEFEKIGASIINVKVDSSKADRSDYIELKDVKVLKDRVDSIKYVTPVAQKRGNAASDKKNRAAFFLGGNTDLAYIQNVEVLYGRFFNEREYLQGEPVVVIDKMSARALFGYEDVVGKSIKVGEKTSMKKAKIVGVIKGFENPFMGEEQEEEMTLFIYTPITFIQTIYSNNFYIDSLSIMATSKDASEYAGNAAVNILYSRHGNRDKNVYSAENVLKQLEQVNKVLGIFTAFIGAVAAISLLVGGIGVMNIMLVSVTERTREIGIRKAIGATTNAILMQFLTESVIISLIGGIIGMLVGITGAQLIGMVAKISPNISLKVIMGTILFSSAVGIFFGIYPAKKAAKLNPIDALRYE is encoded by the coding sequence ATGGCTGTAGAAAGTATAAAGTCTAATAAGTTAAGATCCTTTCTTACAATGCTGGGAATAATAATAGGAATAAGTTCTGTAATAACGATTATTTCTCTAGGAGATGGAGCTAGAGACAGCATAACAGGAGAGTTTGAAAAGATAGGAGCATCTATAATAAACGTTAAGGTAGATAGTTCTAAGGCAGATAGGAGCGATTATATAGAACTAAAGGATGTAAAAGTATTAAAGGATAGAGTTGATTCTATAAAATATGTAACTCCAGTGGCACAGAAAAGAGGAAATGCTGCTTCAGATAAAAAGAATAGAGCTGCCTTTTTTTTAGGTGGTAATACTGATTTAGCATATATTCAAAATGTAGAAGTTTTATATGGAAGATTTTTTAATGAGAGAGAGTACCTTCAAGGGGAGCCAGTAGTAGTTATAGATAAAATGTCCGCAAGGGCACTGTTTGGATATGAAGATGTAGTGGGAAAAAGCATAAAGGTAGGAGAAAAAACTTCTATGAAAAAAGCTAAAATAGTAGGTGTAATAAAGGGATTTGAAAATCCATTTATGGGTGAAGAACAGGAAGAAGAAATGACGTTATTTATTTATACTCCAATAACTTTTATCCAAACTATTTATTCTAATAATTTTTATATAGATAGTTTAAGTATAATGGCAACTTCAAAAGATGCCAGTGAATATGCTGGTAATGCTGCTGTAAATATATTATATAGCAGACATGGTAATAGAGATAAGAACGTTTATAGTGCAGAAAATGTATTGAAACAATTAGAACAGGTGAATAAAGTTTTAGGTATATTTACAGCATTTATAGGTGCCGTAGCTGCTATATCACTATTAGTTGGTGGTATAGGAGTTATGAATATAATGCTTGTTTCAGTTACAGAAAGAACAAGAGAAATTGGTATAAGAAAAGCAATAGGGGCCACTACTAACGCCATATTAATGCAGTTCTTAACGGAATCTGTGATAATATCTCTTATAGGTGGAATAATAGGGATGTTAGTAGGAATTACTGGAGCGCAATTAATAGGCATGGTAGCTAAGATATCCCCTAACATATCCTTAAAAGTAATAATGGGTACGATATTATTTTCCTCTGCTGTTGGAATTTTCTTTGGCATATATCCTGCTAAGAAGGCTGCCAAATTAAATCCTATAGATGCACTTAGATATGAATAA